The following DNA comes from Microbacterium foliorum.
TTCTTCTCTTCGTCAGAAATGTGAACGGGCCAACACAAGCGCCGCGACGAGGAAGGCCCTAGCTTTAGGACTCGTCGCGGCAGCTAAGAAGAAGCAGACCGCCGAAAGGCATGCGGCCATGGTAGCAGGGATGCGGAAGCCGTCTGACTCGCCGCTGAGACGATCGACCGGCCCGAGACACTGTCAGGCATGAGCACATCGCGCAGTCGCATGCTTCTCGCCGCAGCAGCCCTCCTGGGCGTGCTCGGTCTCGCCGCGTGTTCCACAAGCGGTACACCGTCACCGACCCGCCCATCATGCTCGCGCTCTACGATCCCGTCCGGCCGGAGGACCCAGCAGGCGGTGTCGACGGCACGAGCTCCGAGGCAGATCTCACCCGCGTGCAGGACGAGCTCTCGGCCTCGTTGGGCCTCGATGCCCTCTCGCTCTGGATCGAGCGTGGCTATGTCTGGGTGAATGTCGTCTGGGATGACGGCACGCTGCAGGATGCGGTCGATCAGGCGTACGGCCACGGAGTCGTCATCGTGACGTCAGCGCTGCGCGAGATCGACTAGGACGACGGGATGAGCGCGAGCTTGCCGCCGGGGTGGCCGCCGGCGAGCAGCGAGAGCGCGGCAGGCGCGTCTTCCAGCGGGAAGGTGCGGGCGACCGGAACGACGAGGTCTCCATTCTGTGCGAGCGCGATGAGCTCACCACGAACACCGTCGCGGAAGCGGGCGCTCGCGGGCATCGAACCGGCTATCGCGAGGATGCCGTCGGAGTCTGCCCTCGCGGAGGCGGCGATCGTGACGATCCGCGAGCGGTCCCCGACGAGCCCCAGAGAGACATCGATGGCCTCCTGCGTGCCGACGGCGTCGAGGGCAGCCGACACGCCTGCCGCTCCGGCAGCCTCTCTGACCCGCTCAGTCAGACCGGGACCGTAAGCCACGGGGACTCCCCCGAATCGACGGACGACATCGAAACGCTCAGCACTCGCCGTGCCGATCACCCGGATTCCTCTCAGGGCGGCCTGCTGCAGCAGGCTCACGCCGACCGCGCCTGATGCGCCGTGCAGCAGGATCGTCTCGCCAGGTGCAGCGCCGGTGACCCAGAGCATCTCAGCCGCCGTGGTGCCGGCCAACAGCAGGTTCGCCGCCTCCGGGTGCGAGAGGGTCGTCGGCTTCGCGAAGACCTTCTCGGCGGGGACGGTCAGCTCGGTCGCGTATCCCCCGCGGACGCGGAAGGCGATGACCTCGTCACCCACCGCCGCCTCACCGGATCCGACACGGGTGTCCGCCCCGATCGCGCTGATCCTGCCCGAGACCTCGTAGCCGATCGGCACCGGGAGCTGCGCCCCTGAGCGGGCCGAAGCGACATGCTTCGCGTCTGCCGGGTTCACACCGGCCGCGTGCACCCGGATGGTGACCTCACCGCGGCCCGGTGGCGACACCTCGTGCTCGACGAACTCCCACGTGTCAGGGGCACCCCAGGATGATGCGATCCAGTGCTGTGCGAGTGTCATGCCGTGACTCTATCCTCAGAGCACGCAGCGGACGTTGGTCGAGGTTCCGTTGACATTGGTCCAGCCTCCCGCGGGAGCGGTGGCCAGCACTGTCGCGCCGTTGCGCGCCTGCGCGTATCCCCCCGACCGCGCGTCCGCCAGCGACCTCACCGAGAAGGATGTCGGGATCGGGAGGATTCCACACGTGCTCCAGCTCAACCGTGCTCCGGTGAGCGCCGTGCCGGTGTAAGCGCACACCAGACCCGTCGTGCAGCTGCCCACGGCGGCAATAGACACGGCGCGGACGTGAGCACCGACGACGAGCTCCATGCCCAGCTCGGGCCAGACGGCGTGCCGCGAGTCGACGACGACTCCGCCGGGGACCTCTGCCATCACCTCGAGGATCAGCGGTGCGATGCGATCCCCGTCGTCCACCGCAGGGGCCGCGAACGCAGGACCCCCGAACATGAGGGCTCCGAGGAGGCCGGCGGCCACACCGAGGAGGATCCTCCGCGATCTCATCTCACGAGTTCCTCATCGACGTCCCACATCGTGTACGAGATGATCGCGCCACCGGCTATCAGGTCGTTCGCGATGAGGTTGGTCCGTTCGACGCCGACGATCCTCCCCGTGTCGAGGGACAGGAGCACGACGTCACTCGCAGCGCCGTCCGACGTGATCACTCGCAGTCCTGCGACCTGCCGTCCCAGGCGGTCGGTCGTGGCGCCGAGCGCCTCCACCCCGTCCGCCTCCGCGAGGACGTCGAGCACCTGCGACTCCTGGGCGTTCGTGAGGGTCCAGTACTCGAGCATCGCTGTCGCGGCGGCGACGACCTCGGAACCCGTCGGATCCGTCGGCATTCCGAAGGCGGTGAGAACGGCGGACACCTCCTCACGGGAGTCGCCGAAGACGTCGGGAACGGGGGTCCCCAACTGACCGGGCTCGATCGACAGATCGACGGTGACCTCACCCGAGCTGCTGATCTCGGCGCCGATGTTCGCCGACGCGTCCGTGGGGTCGTACGGCACCCCCCTCACCGAGACCATCCGACCCGAGAGATCGGGCTCCCAGCGAAGCGTGGTGAGCTGCGGCACGACCTTCGTCGCTCCGGTGCTGCCGTTGATGTCGAGTCCCCACGTCGCCGACCGCACGACGCGCTCCGGCTCGGCGGGGCCCGGCGTCGCGCTCAGCGTCGACCGCGCCGTGTCCAACGTCTCAGCAGTGCTCTCACCGCCCGAGAAGTCCAGCGGTGCAGGCGAGCCTGCGACGGCCGCACCCTGTGGAACCAGGACGGCGACGGCGACGACCGCCGCCGCGGCCGCCATCACGACACCCGAGGCCCACCCCAGAGCGCGCCTGCGTCGGGGCCGAGGCTTCGCGGCGGTGCGGATGATCCGGTCTCGAGTCCACTCTGCCGCGGCGTCCGGCTTCGCATCGCGTGGCGTCCTGGCAGGATCGGCCTGCGTGAGGACACGTTCGATCAGCGCGTCGTCAGTCAACATGATCCCCCCGCCCCTCCAGTCCGAGCTCCGCGCGCAACTTCACTTGAGCGCGCAACAGCTTCCTCCGCACTCGGACACGCGGGCTGCGCAGCAACTCAGCGATCTCCCCCACCGCGAGCCCATCCCAGTACTTCAGCATGATGATACGCCGCTCACGCCCGGTGAGGGTTGCCAGTGCGGCAAGAACTCTGGCACGCATCCTCAGATCAGGAGGCGCCTCGTCACCCGACACCCCACCATGCACCGCATCGATGGCCGTGCGCCTCAGCGTCGATCGCCCCGATCGGCCGCTGAGAACCCGATCCGCCGCGCGGATCAACCAGATCCGATCCATCGGCTTCGTCGGGATGAGTCGGGACCAGGCCACGAGGAAAATCTCCGAGACGATCTCGGTGACCTCCGCGGGGTCTTCGACGACGCCTTCGACATGATGTCTGACCGCTGCCCAATTGGCGTCGAAGAGCCGAGTGAAAGCTTCGTTCCTCTGGGGCTCGCGGTTCTCACCGCGGACGCTCATCTCTCTCGCCCGCTGGAGCAGCCGATCCGCGTCGCGTCTCGGTGTCGCATGTCAGAAGCCGAGGCGTCCGAGCTGCTTCGGGTCTCGCTGCCATTCCTTCGCGACCTTGACGTGCAGACCCAGGAAGACCCTCGTGCCGAGGAGCTCTTCGATGCCCACTCGGGCACGGCGTCCGACGTCAGCCAGACGCTTGCCCTTGTGGCCGATGATGATCGCCTTCTGGCTGTCGCGCTCCACCACGATCGACGCATGCACATCGGTCAGGTCGGTGCCCTCACGGGGAGCGATGTCGTCGATCATGACTGCGATCGAGTGCGGAAGCTCGTCACGGACACCGTCGAGCGCCGCCTCGCGGATCATCTCGGCGATGCGATCCTCCTCCGACTCATCGGTCGTCACCCCTTCGCCGTAGAGCGCGGGCCCTTCCGGCATGAGAGCGAGGACCTCGTCTGCGAGAACCTCCAGCTGGTCGTTCGTGAGGGCAGAGATCGGGATGACAGCGTCCCAGTCCTCGCGCAGGGCGTCGACCTCGATGAGCCGTTCGGTGATCTCGTCGCGCCCTGCGGCATCCGTCTTCGTGACGATGGCGATCTTCTTGGCACGACGGTACCCGTCGAGCGAGGCTGCGATGCGGCGATCGCCCGGTCCGACCTTCTCGGTCGCCGGCACGCAGAAGCCGATCACGTCGACGTCGCCGAGCACCTGCTCGACGAGGTCGTTCAAGCGCTCACCCAGAAGCGTCCGCGGCTTGTGGATGCCAGGTGTGTCGACGATGACGAGCTGTCCCTGGGGTCGGTTCACGATCCCGCGGATGGCCCGTCGGGTCGTCTGCGGCTTCTCGCTGGTGATCGCGATCTTCTCGCCCACCAGCGCATTCGTGAGAGTGGACTTTCCGACGTTCGGCCGCCCCACGAAGGTCACGAACCCGCTCCGCGTCTGCTCAGTCATCGTTTCCGTCTCTCTCATCTGCGGCGTCTCCCGCGTCGTGTGCCACGCGTTCGACGAACACGGTCGCGATTCCGCGACCTCGCCCTCGAGACGCACCGCCGGTGAGGGTCAGCCCCTCCACCGTCGCTGTGGACCCTGGTTGCGGGACCTGGCCGAGTGCCTTGCCCAGCAGACCGCCGATGGAGTCCACGTCCTCGTCCTCGAGTTCGAGGCCGAACAGATCGCCGACGTCCTCCAGCGAGAGTCGGGAGCTCACGCGGTAGCGTCCGTCGCCGAGTTCGACGACTTCAGCCGATACCTGATCGTACTCGTCCGAGATCTCGCCCACGAGTTCCTCGATGAGGTCCTCGAGGGTCACGAGACCGGAGATGCCGCCGTGCTCGTCGATCACGAGGCACACGTGCACGGCGTCGCGCTTCATCTGCTGCAGCAGCGTCTCGGCACGCATGGACTCGGGCACGAAGGTCGCAGGCCGCGAAATCGGACGGATGGATGCGGTGCGCCACGCGTTCTCATCACGGAAGGCGAACAGCACGAGGTCCTTCAGATACAGCACTCCGACGACGTCATCGGCGTCGTCGTCGACGACCGGCATGCGCGACACACCACGCTGCAGGAACAGCGTCATGGCCTCGCTCGTCGTCGCGGTCGCGTCGACCGTCACCATCTCGGTGCGGGGCACCATCACCGCGCGTACGAACTGATCGGTGAAGTCGAACACCGAGTGGATGAGGTCGCGATCATCGGCCTCGATCAGGTCGTTCGAGGCGGCCTCGTCGACCATGCTGAGCAGTTGCTCCTCGGAGGTGAACGAGCTGCGGCCGCGTCCTGGGGTCACCCGGTTGCCGAGTACCACCAGTCCCTGGGCGAGCGGTCCGAGGATGATGCGCAGCCCGCGGACGATCCGTGCATTCGCGCGGAGCATGCCCTCTGCGTGGTGTCGGCCGAAGGAGCGAGGACTCGCCCCCACCAGCACGAAGCTGATGCCCGTCATCAGCAGGGCCGCGGCGAGCATCGCCCACCAGATGTTGTCGAACAGGATGCTGAACGCGACCGTGACGAGCACGGCGGCGGCTGTCTCGGCGAGCACGCGGATGAACGCGACGGCGTTGACGTGTGCGTCCGGGTCGGCCGCGATCCGCACCAGCTGAGGACCGTTGCGGCCCTCGGCGCCCATCTCTTCGATGTCCGAGCGCGACGTGACGCCGAAGGCGGCGTCGATGGCAGCCATCAGTCCGCCGAACGCGACGAGCAGGACTGCGCCTGCGAGCAGGAGGGCGGCGGTCATCGTCGACGTTCAGCCGCGGCGAAGCCCTGGATGAGCTCCTTCTGCAGTCCGAACATCTCGCGCTCCTCTTCGGGCTCGGCGTGGTCGAAACCGAGGAGGTGCAGCAGTCCGTGAGTGGTGAGCAGGATCAGCTCATCCATCAGCGTGTGGCCGGCCGCCTGCGCCTGCGCCTCAGCGACCTGAGGGCAGAGGACGATGTCTCCGAGCAGTCCTGGGGCCGTGGGGCGGTCTTCGGTGCCTGGGCGCAGCTCATCCATCGGGAAGCTGAGCACGTCCGTCGGACCGGGCTCGTCCATCCACTGCACGTGGAGGGCCTCCATCGCGGCCTCGTCGACGAGGACGATCGCGACCTCGGCATCCGGGCTCACGTGCATCTGCGCCAGGTTGAAGTCGGTCAGGCGCTGCAGCACGGTCTCGTCGACATCGATCGCCGACTCGTTGTTGATCTCGATCATGAGAGTCCTCGTTTCGGCGTACGGTCGCGGGGTCCTGGTCTCTGCGCGCCCCGTCGCTCTGCGCGATTGGCGAACTCCGCCGCCTGCTCCCGCTCGAAGCGCTGAGCCGTGCGGCGCTCGTCGTACTCGCTGTAGGCGTCGACGATGCGACCGACGAGCGAATGCCGCACGACGTCGTCGCTCGTGAGTCGCGCGAAGTGGATGTCGTCGATGCCGTCGAGCACCCGGGTCACGAGGCGGAGCCCTGAGGATCCCTGCGGGAGGTCGACCTGGGTGATGTCACCGGTCACGACCATCTTCGAGCCGAAGCCGAGACGCGTGAGGAACATCTTCATCTGCTCGGGCGTCGTGTTCTGCGCCTCATCGAGAACCACGAACGAGTCGTTCAGGGTGCGGCCGCGCATGTACGCGAGCGGCGCGACCTCGATGGTCCCCGTCGCCATCAGGCGGGGGACGATCTCGGGGTCCATCATCTCGTTGAGCGCGTCGTAGAGCGGACGCAGATACGGGTCGATCTTGTCGGTCAGAGTGCCGGGGAGGAAGCCGAGCCGCTCCCCCGCTTCGACGGCGGGGCGCGTCAGGATGATCCGTGTGACCTCCTTGCGCTGCAGCGCCTGGACGGCTTTCGCCATGGCCAGGTAGGTCTTGCCCGTTCCGGCGGGACCGATGCCGAACACGATCGTGTTCTCCTCGATCGCGTCGACGTACTCCTTCTGGCCCAGGGTCTTCGGTCGGATGACCTTGCCGCGGGTCGACAGGATCGCCTCGCCGAGCACTTCGCTCGGGCGCGGGCCTCCGTCATTGCGCAGCAGGCGCGCCGAACTCGTGACGTCGCTCGGAGCGAGGTCGTGGCCGGCCTTCGTCATGGTCATCAGCTCGTCGACGAGGTTCTTCGCCTTCGCGACGGCATCCGCCGAGCCGGTGAGCGTGATCTCGTTGCCGCGCACGAGCACCTGCACGTCGCGGTGCTCCTTCTCGAGCATCCGCAGCAGGCGGTCCTGCGGGCCGAGCAGCTGCACCATGGCGACGCCGTCGGCATAGATCTTCTCGACAGCGGTGTCGGATGCGGTGGCAGGGTCGTTTTCGTCAGAAGCCAACGAGCTTGTTCTCCTCGATATCGCCGAGCACATGGGCGTGCACGTGGAAGACGGATTGGGCGGCGCTCGCGCCGTTGTTGAAGATGAGACGGTACTCGCCGTTGGCATGCTCTGCCGCGAGCTGCTTGGCTGCGGCGACCATCTCGGCGAGAAGCCCCGGGTCGCCCTGAGCGAGCTCGGTGACATCTCGGTAGTCCTCGGTCTTCGGGATCACGAGAGCGTGCAGCGGCGCCTGTGGGTTGATGTCGCGGATCGCGAACACCCGGCCGGTGTCGAGCAGGATCTCGCCGGGGATGTCACCGTTGAGAATGCGCGTGAAGATCGAGGGCTCGGACATGCTCTCAGTCTACTGACCGCAGCACGACCGGGTCCGTAGCCGTGTTCACCAGCGGCCGAGCGCCACCGACAGCACCGCGATCGCCGCAGGACCCGCGGTGGAGGTGCGCAACACCGTCTTGCCGAGGAGCACCCGTTCGGCGCCGGCGTCGGAGAGCTTCCTGAGTTCGTCGTCGGAGATGCCACCCTCCGGGCCGACGACCAGCACGAGGTCGCGCCCGTCCGGCTCGAGATCGGACAACCGGGTCGAGGCACTCGGGTCGAGCAGCAGCAGGCGCTGAGACGATGCGCGTGAGGCGAGGTCTGCAGTCGTCACCGGAGGCGAGACCTCGGGTACCCAGGCGCGGTGCGCCTGCTTGGCGGCCTCTCGGACGATCGTCGACCAGCGTTCACGTCCCTTCACGGCCTTCGGCCCTTCCCAGCGCGACACGCTGCGGCTGGCCTGCCACGGAATGATCTCGTCGACCCCGAGCTCGCACGCCGCCTGCACCGCCAGCTCATCGCGGTCCCCCTTGGCCAGAGCCTGCGCGAGGATGATCCGCGGGTTCGGTGCGGGTTCTTCCGAGCGGGCCGACACGCGCACCTCGACGCGAGACGGCGACACCTCTTCGGCGACGCCCGTGAGCCACACCCCTGCGCCGTCGCCGACGGTGACCGCCTCACCGACGCGGAGCCTGCGGACCACCGCTGCGTGCTTCGCCTCGGCGCCGGTGAGCGAGACGAGGTCACCGACCGCGGAATCCGCCGAGTTCTCGACGAGGAAGT
Coding sequences within:
- a CDS encoding quinone oxidoreductase family protein; translated protein: MTLAQHWIASSWGAPDTWEFVEHEVSPPGRGEVTIRVHAAGVNPADAKHVASARSGAQLPVPIGYEVSGRISAIGADTRVGSGEAAVGDEVIAFRVRGGYATELTVPAEKVFAKPTTLSHPEAANLLLAGTTAAEMLWVTGAAPGETILLHGASGAVGVSLLQQAALRGIRVIGTASAERFDVVRRFGGVPVAYGPGLTERVREAAGAAGVSAALDAVGTQEAIDVSLGLVGDRSRIVTIAASARADSDGILAIAGSMPASARFRDGVRGELIALAQNGDLVVPVARTFPLEDAPAALSLLAGGHPGGKLALIPSS
- a CDS encoding RNA polymerase sigma factor gives rise to the protein MSVRGENREPQRNEAFTRLFDANWAAVRHHVEGVVEDPAEVTEIVSEIFLVAWSRLIPTKPMDRIWLIRAADRVLSGRSGRSTLRRTAIDAVHGGVSGDEAPPDLRMRARVLAALATLTGRERRIIMLKYWDGLAVGEIAELLRSPRVRVRRKLLRAQVKLRAELGLEGRGDHVD
- the era gene encoding GTPase Era, which encodes MTEQTRSGFVTFVGRPNVGKSTLTNALVGEKIAITSEKPQTTRRAIRGIVNRPQGQLVIVDTPGIHKPRTLLGERLNDLVEQVLGDVDVIGFCVPATEKVGPGDRRIAASLDGYRRAKKIAIVTKTDAAGRDEITERLIEVDALREDWDAVIPISALTNDQLEVLADEVLALMPEGPALYGEGVTTDESEEDRIAEMIREAALDGVRDELPHSIAVMIDDIAPREGTDLTDVHASIVVERDSQKAIIIGHKGKRLADVGRRARVGIEELLGTRVFLGLHVKVAKEWQRDPKQLGRLGF
- a CDS encoding hemolysin family protein yields the protein MTAALLLAGAVLLVAFGGLMAAIDAAFGVTSRSDIEEMGAEGRNGPQLVRIAADPDAHVNAVAFIRVLAETAAAVLVTVAFSILFDNIWWAMLAAALLMTGISFVLVGASPRSFGRHHAEGMLRANARIVRGLRIILGPLAQGLVVLGNRVTPGRGRSSFTSEEQLLSMVDEAASNDLIEADDRDLIHSVFDFTDQFVRAVMVPRTEMVTVDATATTSEAMTLFLQRGVSRMPVVDDDADDVVGVLYLKDLVLFAFRDENAWRTASIRPISRPATFVPESMRAETLLQQMKRDAVHVCLVIDEHGGISGLVTLEDLIEELVGEISDEYDQVSAEVVELGDGRYRVSSRLSLEDVGDLFGLELEDEDVDSIGGLLGKALGQVPQPGSTATVEGLTLTGGASRGRGRGIATVFVERVAHDAGDAADERDGNDD
- the ybeY gene encoding rRNA maturation RNase YbeY; translation: MIEINNESAIDVDETVLQRLTDFNLAQMHVSPDAEVAIVLVDEAAMEALHVQWMDEPGPTDVLSFPMDELRPGTEDRPTAPGLLGDIVLCPQVAEAQAQAAGHTLMDELILLTTHGLLHLLGFDHAEPEEEREMFGLQKELIQGFAAAERRR
- a CDS encoding PhoH family protein: MCSAISRRTSSLASDENDPATASDTAVEKIYADGVAMVQLLGPQDRLLRMLEKEHRDVQVLVRGNEITLTGSADAVAKAKNLVDELMTMTKAGHDLAPSDVTSSARLLRNDGGPRPSEVLGEAILSTRGKVIRPKTLGQKEYVDAIEENTIVFGIGPAGTGKTYLAMAKAVQALQRKEVTRIILTRPAVEAGERLGFLPGTLTDKIDPYLRPLYDALNEMMDPEIVPRLMATGTIEVAPLAYMRGRTLNDSFVVLDEAQNTTPEQMKMFLTRLGFGSKMVVTGDITQVDLPQGSSGLRLVTRVLDGIDDIHFARLTSDDVVRHSLVGRIVDAYSEYDERRTAQRFEREQAAEFANRAERRGAQRPGPRDRTPKRGLS
- a CDS encoding HIT domain-containing protein codes for the protein MSEPSIFTRILNGDIPGEILLDTGRVFAIRDINPQAPLHALVIPKTEDYRDVTELAQGDPGLLAEMVAAAKQLAAEHANGEYRLIFNNGASAAQSVFHVHAHVLGDIEENKLVGF
- a CDS encoding 16S rRNA (uracil(1498)-N(3))-methyltransferase, producing the protein MALHFLVENSADSAVGDLVSLTGAEAKHAAVVRRLRVGEAVTVGDGAGVWLTGVAEEVSPSRVEVRVSARSEEPAPNPRIILAQALAKGDRDELAVQAACELGVDEIIPWQASRSVSRWEGPKAVKGRERWSTIVREAAKQAHRAWVPEVSPPVTTADLASRASSQRLLLLDPSASTRLSDLEPDGRDLVLVVGPEGGISDDELRKLSDAGAERVLLGKTVLRTSTAGPAAIAVLSVALGRW